The Leptospira stimsonii genome includes the window TTTATAAAATAATCCGAACTTTTTAAATATAACTGATATTTAATAATAATATCAGCAGATCGTAGAAGATAGACGGTATCTTTCCTGTAGGCGCTTGGATAGGAAAGAGGGTAGGCGAAATTGAAAATTTTTAAGTTAAAAAGAACGATAGGGATAACTGTACTTTTGGGTCTCGGCTTTCACGAGAAGTCCTACGCCGGAAGTTACGGCGATATTTACGGTGCGCATCCGGGTGCTGCCGGAATGGGTAGCGCAGTTACTGCCATTGTGAATAACTCGTCAGCGGTGTTTTACAATCCGGCTGGTTTGGGAAGGCTTTCGGAAGGAGATTTGATTCTTGCCGCGATCGAAAAAGAGGCTCGAGCAAATAATCCGGAAAATCCGAATCCGGAAAATAAAGATGCTCCTCCAGCGATTCCGCCTAACGTAGACCCGAACGATCCTGCAAGTCAGCAACCAGCGGTTGTGGGTCCCTGGTACAAACGATTCTGGGCCGATACAAAAGAAGGTTTTACAAAAGACGTTTTCAAATACAAACCGGCGAATCGTCCGGAAAGAAGTGTACACGAAGTGACCTTTCAGTATATGTACGCGAATCCTACTTCCCATACGACGGCGCCTAGAAATCAAAATTTAAATAAGATCCGAGATAGTTTTGTCGGTTTGGGTCTTACTCTTAATTTAAACGACATGTTCGATATGAGCCGTGGTTTTCGTTTCGGAATCAATGCGATCGTACCTGGAAGCGGAAATCTTCTTACACTCAACGATCAAAATCCGACCGTTCCACGTTATCTGCAACAGGGTGTAAGCAACGAGAGACCTACGATCATGGGTGGATTAGGGCTTGAAATTTGGAAAGATCGTCTCTTTGCGGGAGTCGGCTTTACGGCACTTGCCGGTGGAACCGGGAGTATTCTCATGAAAGACGTTCCAATTTCGCCCGATCCCGTTTCTGCAAACTCACAAGTGATCTTAACCGTAAAACCCTTGATCAATCCCACCTACGGTTTGCAATTTTCCTATGGCAAATTCAGCCTGGGCGCTTCCTATAAAAGGGAAACGGTGATGCAAGTAGACCCGGTCCCCGCAAGAGCACAAACAACTCTTCTTGGAATTCAGTTGGATTTTGACCTTGCTATTTTGGATGGATTTAATCCGAGAGTTTTCTCATACGGATTCGGATTTCGACCTAACGATCGTTTGGTGCTTAGTTTCGATGTGAATCGGGAAATCTGGAGCCAATTTAAATTGTCGAGAATCAAAGAGAAATACTCGGAGCCTTTATATCTTCACGACACTACGAATTTTCGGATCGGTGCGGAATATGCGCTTTTCAAATTCTTAAAAACGAGGCTCGGTTTTGCGACAAGACCGACTCCTTTGCCTTCCATGCCAGGCGCAAATAACTGGATGGATTCTGATCGGAATATTTATAGTTTAGGATTTTCTTATGTATTTAGTCCAACTACCTTCAAGTTTATGAATCGTCTCAGAAAACCTTTGATCTTCGACGTCGTAATCGAGAATCATCAGTTAAAAGCCAATGAGGTTAATAAATACACTCCAACGGAAAGAAATCCGAATTATTCTTACGGCGGATATATCTGGACCGTCGGCGTCTCGATGACGATCTTCTTCTAAACAATACTCAAGTGTCTTCTCATTCTTTAGAGAATGCAAGGTATTTATAACGGACGTTATTTAACGGAGCGCTACATATATAGGCTTGGATCGCCTTTTTTCTTGACACGAGCGTTCGCTACAGAGTCAATTTTGGCAAAGGATCCGTTTATCAAACGCTAAGTTTCGATTCAATTGGATTCTTCGAAAAGAAGAGAATAGGAAGCGAACCACAATGGAAAAAAATCTCATCGAGCTGATCACTCCCGTTTTTTTTGTTCTACTCGTCGTAGAACTGATCACCGGATACGCGATCAAAAAACCCGTTTATCGATTCAAGGATTCTGTAAGCAATCTTACTGCGGGAATTTATATGCAGGTCTTTACGGTTTTTGTAACCGTAGCGTTGCTTTCCTTTTACGCGTGGGTATATCAGAATTTCGGAATTTTTAGAATTTCAGAATCTTCCGTTTTTGGTTGGATCGCCTGCTACGTGTTAGCCGACCTTTGCTACTATTGGTATCATCGTCTCGGGCATGAAATCAATATATTCTGGGCATCTCACGTGGCCCATCATCAAAGCGAAGACTATAATTATACCGTCGCTTTGAGACAGGGAATGTTCCAAAATCTTTTCTCCCTGCCTTTTTATCTTCCTTTGGCGATTATCGGCTTTTCGCCTATGATGTTCGTCATCTGTATTCAAGTTAATTTCGCTTATCAATTTTGGATTCATACACGATTGATCGGGAAATTAGGGATGTTTGAGTATATTTTCAATACCCCGTCCCAACACCGCGTTCACCACGCGAGAAACCCAAAATATATCGATAAAAATTATGCCGGGACTTTTTGTATCTGGGATAGAATGTTTGGGACTTTTATCGAGGAAGAGGACGAACCGATATATGGGATCGTAAAGCCTCTCCAAACTTGGAGTCCGATCCACGCTCAAATTCATCATTTTGAGGATTTAGCTAAAATTTCTTGGAAAACAAAGAGTTGGAAAGATAAGATCTTGATTTGGTTCAAACCTCCCGGATGGATGCCCGCGGATATCGGTAAATTTATTTCCCCTCCCGAAATCGACAAAAAGACTTATAAAAAATTTAATACCGAAATTCCGGCCACGTTAATGACTTACTCCGCGGTTCAATTCGCGTTTGGGATCGGTGCGTCCATGATTTACATAGAATTCAAAAAGGAACTTCCACTTTTTGAGATGTTGGTTCTCGGTTTTTATGTCCTCTGGACTTTTTGGAATATCAGCGCCATCTTCGAAACCAAAACCAGCGGTTTAATTTCCGAAATCGTGAGAATGGGATCTATCGTTGCAATTTCTTTCCTATTTCCGATGGATTTTACCGGCGTTGAAAAACTAAGAATGGTCCTAAGTCAGGAATGGATCTTGGCTTTACCGAGAATTCTTCAGATTGGATCGATCGTTTCTCTCACGGTATTGGGAAGTTTTTTAATCAGCCAGAAACGATTCTTCAGCGTGGAAGGTCAAAAGCCTCAACCACAAAATACATTCTGAACCTCGAGTTCTGAAACCATAGGGAAAACGGTTGACCCAAGCCGATGACCAGAGTTTCTTTTCGTGGAGAAGAAACTCTGGTTTCCTGGAGAAAACCGTATGCAAAAATCCCTTCCGCAGTTACGGACAAAAAATAAATTATTTCTAAATCTGCTACTCATCCTACTTTTTCTGAACACTTCCACGCAAGGACAAGAAGAAGGTGGAGAGGAACCGGAAAGAACATCCATCGAACGTGTTGCGACAAACGTAGATAAGGCGGATCCGTCTCGCATACAATCCGTGGTTTTGTATTCGAGTTTCGCGTATGTTACGAGAACTCTTCGCGCAAAGGTCAAGGCGGGAAGTACGGAGATTTATC containing:
- a CDS encoding OmpP1/FadL family transporter, coding for MKIFKLKRTIGITVLLGLGFHEKSYAGSYGDIYGAHPGAAGMGSAVTAIVNNSSAVFYNPAGLGRLSEGDLILAAIEKEARANNPENPNPENKDAPPAIPPNVDPNDPASQQPAVVGPWYKRFWADTKEGFTKDVFKYKPANRPERSVHEVTFQYMYANPTSHTTAPRNQNLNKIRDSFVGLGLTLNLNDMFDMSRGFRFGINAIVPGSGNLLTLNDQNPTVPRYLQQGVSNERPTIMGGLGLEIWKDRLFAGVGFTALAGGTGSILMKDVPISPDPVSANSQVILTVKPLINPTYGLQFSYGKFSLGASYKRETVMQVDPVPARAQTTLLGIQLDFDLAILDGFNPRVFSYGFGFRPNDRLVLSFDVNREIWSQFKLSRIKEKYSEPLYLHDTTNFRIGAEYALFKFLKTRLGFATRPTPLPSMPGANNWMDSDRNIYSLGFSYVFSPTTFKFMNRLRKPLIFDVVIENHQLKANEVNKYTPTERNPNYSYGGYIWTVGVSMTIFF
- a CDS encoding sterol desaturase family protein translates to MEKNLIELITPVFFVLLVVELITGYAIKKPVYRFKDSVSNLTAGIYMQVFTVFVTVALLSFYAWVYQNFGIFRISESSVFGWIACYVLADLCYYWYHRLGHEINIFWASHVAHHQSEDYNYTVALRQGMFQNLFSLPFYLPLAIIGFSPMMFVICIQVNFAYQFWIHTRLIGKLGMFEYIFNTPSQHRVHHARNPKYIDKNYAGTFCIWDRMFGTFIEEEDEPIYGIVKPLQTWSPIHAQIHHFEDLAKISWKTKSWKDKILIWFKPPGWMPADIGKFISPPEIDKKTYKKFNTEIPATLMTYSAVQFAFGIGASMIYIEFKKELPLFEMLVLGFYVLWTFWNISAIFETKTSGLISEIVRMGSIVAISFLFPMDFTGVEKLRMVLSQEWILALPRILQIGSIVSLTVLGSFLISQKRFFSVEGQKPQPQNTF